A region from the Lysobacter antibioticus genome encodes:
- a CDS encoding helix-turn-helix domain-containing protein, giving the protein MAIVIRLDEKLHERRMTLTELSERVDITLANLSILKTGKAKAIRFSTLEAICSVLDCQPGDLLAYDATQPMQE; this is encoded by the coding sequence ATGGCCATCGTGATCCGTCTCGACGAAAAACTGCACGAGCGCCGCATGACCCTGACCGAACTGTCCGAGCGCGTCGACATCACCCTGGCCAACCTGTCGATCCTCAAGACCGGCAAGGCCAAGGCGATCCGCTTCTCCACCCTGGAAGCGATCTGCAGCGTACTCGACTGCCAACCCGGCGATCTGCTTGCGTATGACGCGACGCAACCGATGCAGGAGTAA
- a CDS encoding DUF2975 domain-containing protein, which yields MTRPPNALTLARPLIRGLIVLNALYAFAITALLVATLVNPKLLFEALGVAYEHLHNALRAVVLIGILAAYLTHRVLRALLAIVDSVRDGDPFIADNSRRLQAIAWWVLAGEGLRLLIGAIVYGASKAAPTLKMDIDVGFSFAPWLAVLLLFVLARVFEQGARMRSDLEGTV from the coding sequence ATGACCCGCCCTCCGAACGCCCTCACCCTGGCCCGCCCGCTGATCCGCGGCCTGATCGTCCTCAACGCCCTCTACGCCTTCGCCATTACCGCGCTGCTGGTCGCCACCCTGGTCAACCCGAAGCTGTTGTTCGAGGCCCTCGGCGTGGCCTACGAACATTTGCACAACGCCCTGCGCGCGGTCGTGCTGATCGGCATCCTCGCCGCCTATCTCACCCATCGCGTGTTGCGCGCGCTGCTGGCGATCGTCGACAGCGTGCGCGACGGCGATCCCTTCATCGCCGACAACAGCCGCCGCCTGCAGGCCATCGCCTGGTGGGTACTGGCCGGCGAAGGCCTGCGCCTGCTGATCGGCGCCATCGTCTACGGTGCCTCGAAAGCGGCGCCCACGCTGAAGATGGACATCGACGTCGGCTTCTCGTTCGCACCGTGGCTGGCCGTGCTGTTGCTGTTCGTGCTGGCCCGCGTGTTCGAACAAGGCGCGCGCATGCGTTCCGACCTCGAAGGCACGGTGTAA
- a CDS encoding STAS domain-containing protein, with protein MDLTIRIDPATAHSQRVYLAGRLDTSSHAELDRQLGPVLAANLPSLVLDLADLEYISSAGIRSIFRARKALSARGGKVVVVNPQPQIQKVFDLVKAVPMNEIFSSVAEADAYLDAMQRKVLAKGEDADDD; from the coding sequence ATGGACCTGACGATCCGGATCGACCCAGCCACCGCCCACAGCCAGCGCGTCTACCTCGCCGGCCGCCTGGACACCTCCAGCCATGCCGAACTCGACCGCCAACTGGGGCCGGTGCTCGCCGCCAACCTGCCCTCGCTCGTACTCGATCTCGCCGACCTGGAATACATCAGCTCCGCCGGCATCCGCTCGATCTTCCGCGCACGCAAGGCCTTGTCGGCACGCGGCGGCAAGGTGGTGGTGGTCAACCCGCAGCCGCAGATCCAGAAAGTGTTCGACCTGGTCAAGGCGGTGCCGATGAACGAAATCTTCAGCAGCGTCGCCGAAGCCGACGCCTACCTCGACGCGATGCAGCGTAAGGTGTTGGCCAAGGGCGAAGACGCCGACGACGATTGA
- a CDS encoding SpoIIE family protein phosphatase, with protein sequence MDRTESIAAPPPPRVIARDAHPPVSWRDSLRTKLMLWFGVLVGVLLLIGFVVAFLIARQQIIVGAQERTRYEAAQTADRLLASMESVRITGAAMIGLFNSLALDREATIKAMEALLDADASAVGGLIALESGVLRDGLPMAYYVGVDRRGVADRDLLATGYDAYAKPWYRRTLSADKPWWSEPYFNNTAGGQWMSTLNMPLRGHDGKRLGMVSLDVPIARWAELVEPLHHIHGQRPALFAPEGTVTLHADPNVALRTTLERYMAASGRTDLSQMAAARVQGRRFEFTHVLPLTRETRFSVLEPIGDTGWGLQVSMSHKPLLAALKRTIVQLAAIVSIALLLITLLVRRMAARITTPLSDLTGSASHFAAGEFDYPLHQTERRDEVGVMARAFDNARGSIKRQIVEIQDMSTARQKIESELDIAREIQLAMLPGARVLGADEWRLQANARLEPAKAVGGDFYSFFERDTHTLWFAIGDVSDKGVPAALFMARTMTVLEIAAGRGGSPGIALQEAAQRLLEGNDTCMFATVMCGLIDARSGELALASAGHEPPVLLRADGSAEFVDLPSGPPLGIAADEHYPIWRGRLRNGEALVAYTDGITEAFDAEQQPFGGERLLASLRGSSDASTLCSALVADVHRFAADAAQSDDITVLSLHWTGNDGGEQPDEPLSQLFRAPQDRALLPGLFAAIDEALIKLGVDSASIGEVRLVTEEVICNAIDHGTEPGAEHEVAVELAVERDRIVLKFRDDGAPFDPLSQAGPDLDADIDDRPLGGLGLHLVRTLANHATYAREGRYNVLHIVLLRPTAGD encoded by the coding sequence ATGGACCGGACCGAGTCGATTGCCGCTCCGCCCCCTCCGCGCGTGATCGCGCGCGACGCTCATCCACCGGTGTCGTGGCGCGACAGCCTGCGCACCAAGCTGATGCTGTGGTTCGGCGTGCTGGTCGGGGTGCTGCTGCTGATCGGCTTCGTCGTCGCCTTCCTGATCGCGCGCCAGCAGATCATCGTCGGCGCCCAGGAGCGGACCCGCTACGAAGCCGCCCAGACCGCCGACCGCCTGCTCGCTTCGATGGAATCGGTGCGCATCACCGGCGCGGCCATGATCGGTCTGTTCAACAGCCTGGCGCTGGACCGCGAGGCGACGATCAAGGCGATGGAAGCCCTGCTGGACGCCGATGCCAGCGCCGTCGGCGGCCTGATCGCGCTCGAATCCGGGGTGCTGCGAGACGGCTTGCCGATGGCGTACTACGTAGGCGTCGACCGCCGCGGCGTGGCCGATCGCGACCTCCTCGCCACCGGCTACGACGCGTACGCAAAGCCCTGGTACCGGCGCACGCTGTCGGCCGACAAGCCCTGGTGGTCCGAGCCCTATTTCAACAACACCGCCGGCGGCCAATGGATGAGCACCTTGAACATGCCGCTGCGCGGGCACGATGGCAAGCGCCTGGGCATGGTCAGCCTGGACGTGCCGATAGCGCGTTGGGCCGAGTTGGTCGAACCCTTGCACCACATCCATGGCCAACGGCCGGCACTGTTCGCACCCGAAGGCACTGTCACTCTGCATGCCGACCCGAACGTCGCCCTGAGGACCACGCTCGAACGCTACATGGCTGCCTCCGGGCGCACCGATCTGTCGCAGATGGCGGCAGCGCGGGTGCAAGGGCGCCGGTTCGAATTCACCCACGTACTGCCGCTGACTCGCGAAACCCGCTTCTCGGTGCTCGAACCCATCGGCGACACCGGCTGGGGCCTGCAAGTGTCGATGTCGCACAAGCCGCTGCTGGCCGCGCTCAAGCGCACCATCGTGCAACTGGCGGCGATCGTGTCGATCGCTTTATTGCTGATCACCCTGCTGGTGCGGCGGATGGCGGCGCGCATCACCACGCCGCTGAGCGACCTGACCGGTTCGGCCAGCCATTTCGCCGCCGGCGAATTCGACTATCCCTTGCACCAGACCGAGCGCCGCGACGAAGTCGGGGTGATGGCGCGCGCCTTCGACAACGCACGCGGCTCGATCAAGCGCCAGATCGTCGAGATCCAGGACATGAGCACGGCGCGGCAGAAGATCGAAAGCGAGCTGGACATCGCCCGCGAGATCCAACTGGCGATGCTGCCCGGCGCGCGCGTGCTCGGCGCCGACGAGTGGCGCCTGCAGGCGAATGCGCGGCTGGAACCGGCCAAGGCGGTCGGCGGCGACTTCTACAGCTTCTTCGAGCGCGACACCCACACGCTGTGGTTCGCGATCGGCGACGTCTCCGACAAGGGCGTGCCGGCGGCCTTGTTCATGGCCCGCACCATGACCGTGCTGGAGATTGCCGCCGGCCGCGGAGGCTCGCCCGGGATCGCCCTGCAGGAAGCCGCGCAACGCCTGCTCGAAGGCAACGACACCTGCATGTTCGCCACCGTCATGTGCGGTCTGATCGACGCGCGCAGCGGCGAGTTGGCGCTGGCCAGCGCCGGCCACGAACCGCCGGTGTTGTTGCGCGCCGACGGCAGCGCGGAGTTCGTCGACTTGCCTTCGGGTCCGCCATTGGGAATAGCGGCCGACGAACATTATCCGATCTGGCGCGGCCGCCTGCGCAATGGCGAGGCCTTGGTGGCCTACACCGACGGCATCACCGAAGCCTTCGACGCCGAGCAACAGCCGTTCGGCGGCGAGCGTCTTTTGGCCTCGCTGCGCGGCAGCAGCGATGCGAGCACGCTATGCAGCGCCCTGGTCGCCGACGTGCACCGCTTCGCCGCGGATGCGGCGCAATCGGACGACATCACCGTGTTGTCGCTGCACTGGACCGGCAACGACGGCGGCGAGCAACCGGACGAGCCCCTGTCGCAGCTGTTCCGCGCGCCCCAGGATCGCGCCCTGCTGCCGGGACTGTTCGCAGCGATCGACGAGGCGCTGATCAAGCTCGGTGTCGACAGCGCATCGATCGGCGAGGTACGGCTGGTCACCGAGGAAGTGATATGCAATGCGATCGACCACGGCACCGAACCCGGCGCCGAGCACGAGGTCGCCGTCGAACTCGCGGTCGAACGCGACCGCATCGTCCTGAAATTCCGCGACGACGGCGCACCGTTCGACCCGCTGTCGCAAGCCGGACCCGACCTGGATGCCGACATCGACGATCGCCCGCTGGGCGGCCTGGGCCTCCATCTGGTCCGTACCCTCGCCAACCATGCGACTTATGCGCGCGAGGGCCGCTACAACGTGCTGCACATCGTGCTGCTACGACCCACTGCCGGCGACTGA
- a CDS encoding VOC family protein, with product MRLKRSKRATRTFVLWSALVLGMVPSVASAAESIADTTEIDHALLWGRDIDQISAVMAVKLGFQVRPGRSAGGVANRYVRMADRSYLEVFGLQRANAELDPGMQADQASLRGGAGSRTFGLRSSILDQAHKFLQQQAFVPTPIFTASRTDPDGDGPSSPPRWRLFAFEPQPLSSHLFFIDYAALDATPGRVSDERIAPQHPNGAQALTGLWLLSSDADADRKQFERMGFPTAIPVRLPHIAARGYCVPIGHKRIFALQPDGPGAAADALRNGGRQVLGLSIAVADLDLAKRRVERGYETELARYRGALGDAFLAPSQDDLGLLIEFHASSQAAACTEAAG from the coding sequence ATGAGGTTGAAGCGAAGCAAGCGCGCAACACGCACGTTCGTCCTGTGGTCGGCCCTGGTCCTGGGCATGGTTCCATCGGTGGCGAGCGCAGCCGAATCGATTGCGGACACCACCGAGATCGACCACGCCCTGTTGTGGGGCCGCGACATCGACCAGATCAGCGCGGTCATGGCGGTCAAACTGGGGTTCCAGGTCAGGCCGGGGCGCAGTGCCGGAGGCGTAGCCAATCGCTATGTGCGGATGGCCGATCGCAGCTATCTGGAAGTGTTCGGCCTGCAACGGGCCAATGCCGAGTTGGACCCCGGCATGCAGGCCGACCAGGCCTCGCTGCGCGGTGGCGCGGGCTCGCGCACCTTCGGCCTGCGCTCGTCGATCCTCGACCAGGCGCACAAGTTCCTGCAGCAACAGGCGTTCGTGCCGACGCCGATCTTCACCGCCTCGCGCACCGATCCCGATGGCGACGGCCCGTCCAGCCCGCCTCGTTGGCGCTTGTTCGCATTCGAACCGCAGCCGCTGTCCAGCCATCTGTTCTTCATCGATTACGCCGCACTGGACGCCACCCCGGGGCGCGTCTCCGACGAGCGCATCGCCCCGCAGCATCCCAACGGCGCCCAGGCGTTGACCGGGCTATGGTTGCTCTCCTCCGACGCTGACGCGGATCGCAAGCAGTTCGAGCGGATGGGTTTCCCGACCGCGATACCGGTCCGTCTTCCCCACATCGCGGCACGGGGCTACTGCGTGCCGATAGGTCACAAGCGCATCTTCGCTCTCCAGCCCGACGGCCCCGGAGCAGCGGCCGACGCACTGCGCAATGGCGGCCGCCAGGTGCTTGGCCTCAGCATCGCCGTGGCCGATCTCGACTTAGCGAAACGGCGCGTCGAGCGCGGCTACGAAACCGAACTCGCGCGCTATCGCGGCGCATTGGGCGATGCCTTCCTGGCGCCCAGCCAGGACGACCTCGGACTGCTGATCGAGTTTCACGCCTCCTCGCAGGCCGCTGCCTGCACCGAGGCGGCCGGCTGA
- a CDS encoding helix-turn-helix domain-containing protein — translation MDYFILPDPVADNERDSTSALALVLSGNDDAPAAANHAKPLLDRGQVVLDNELLRRLRQSRLLSQQDLADDCWRRNIRVSIATIKRAESGRAVRFRIAHELARCFDVPVMRIVRSASSALAGSDGQ, via the coding sequence ATGGACTACTTCATCCTGCCCGACCCCGTCGCAGACAACGAGCGCGACTCGACGTCGGCCCTCGCGCTCGTCCTGTCCGGTAACGACGATGCCCCCGCCGCTGCGAATCACGCGAAGCCGCTGCTGGATCGGGGACAGGTCGTTCTCGACAACGAATTATTGCGTCGGCTACGGCAAAGCCGCCTGTTGAGCCAACAGGACCTCGCCGACGACTGTTGGCGGCGCAACATCCGCGTGTCCATCGCCACGATAAAACGGGCCGAATCCGGCCGCGCCGTGCGTTTCCGCATCGCTCACGAACTGGCCCGCTGCTTCGACGTGCCGGTCATGCGGATCGTTCGCTCCGCGTCGAGCGCACTCGCAGGAAGCGACGGCCAGTAA
- a CDS encoding class I SAM-dependent methyltransferase → MPHYSGPLLTRPDAETLLAAHAAGADTWTGSLDLGRTNGEARLEAEAWIWRDQRYPYPSKLKDRTIYHWDGDDFAPVSRFSGSLIKLVPTEWGAPTFEIDGIKMLPTSKASPIDDARRKVDLVEPRGKVVLDTCGGLGYFAACCLEAGAARIHSFEKNEDVLWLRTLNPWSPDPDAAASGGRLQLTHADVSQAIAGIADASVDALLHDPPRFGIAGELYSQTFYDHLARVLRRGGRLFHYTGSPNKLTSGRDVPREVAKRLDKAGFKAELALDGVLGTRR, encoded by the coding sequence GTGCCGCATTACTCCGGTCCCCTGCTCACCCGTCCCGACGCCGAAACACTGCTGGCCGCGCACGCCGCCGGCGCCGACACCTGGACCGGCTCGTTGGATCTGGGGCGCACGAACGGCGAGGCGCGACTGGAAGCGGAAGCCTGGATCTGGCGCGATCAACGCTATCCGTATCCGTCCAAGCTCAAGGACCGCACGATCTATCACTGGGACGGCGACGACTTCGCGCCGGTGTCGCGCTTCTCCGGCTCGCTGATCAAGCTGGTGCCGACCGAATGGGGGGCGCCGACCTTCGAGATCGACGGCATCAAGATGCTGCCCACCTCGAAGGCCTCGCCCATCGACGATGCGCGACGCAAGGTCGATCTGGTCGAGCCGCGCGGCAAGGTCGTGCTCGACACCTGCGGTGGCCTGGGCTATTTCGCCGCCTGCTGCCTCGAAGCCGGCGCCGCCCGGATCCATTCGTTCGAAAAGAACGAAGACGTGCTGTGGCTGCGCACTCTCAACCCCTGGTCGCCCGACCCGGATGCAGCCGCCAGCGGCGGTCGCCTGCAACTGACCCATGCCGACGTGTCCCAGGCCATCGCCGGGATCGCCGATGCCTCGGTCGACGCCCTGCTCCACGACCCGCCGCGATTCGGCATCGCCGGAGAGCTGTACTCGCAGACGTTCTACGATCATCTGGCGCGGGTGCTGCGCCGCGGTGGACGCCTGTTCCACTACACCGGCAGCCCGAACAAACTCACCAGCGGCCGCGATGTACCGCGCGAAGTGGCCAAGCGGCTCGACAAGGCCGGGTTCAAGGCCGAGCTGGCGCTGGATGGGGTCTTGGGGACCCGACGCTGA
- a CDS encoding M13 family metallopeptidase: MKPSRLSLGLALAAALAIPSVHAADSAAGSAAGSTGKGQPRLGSFGVDMSARDSKVKPGDDFNRYVSGHWLDTYQLKDYETSYGSFNMLRDQSEAQVHAIIESLQQRKDLAPGSDALKLRDYYASYMDRAARDAAGIRPLQPVLDRIAAIDSKDALVAAFGNTDLDGTTAPLRLGVDLDRKDPDQYLVGLRVGGLGLPDRDYYLNQDARFVGIRTAYLAHIERMLGFAGVSDAKARAQAVLALETELAKPQWERAKLRDRDKTYNVATFAELSKQYPGYDWAAQVKAQGMPALDRVNVITPSAVQPVLDVIAATPFPVWRDYLSFHAVRNNAPLLSREIDDASFAFTGTVLSGQKAQRDDWKRAVATVAGGDGLGDAMGKLYVERHFSPQAKAAMQALVENLRKALRSNIEKIDWMGEGTKAEAYRKLASFRPKVGYPDKWRDYGSVAIVPGDLMANVMQLRRYGRNDQVRRIGTRPDRDEWFMTPQTVNAYYNSTFNEIVFPAGILQAPFFDLNADPAVNYGGIGAVIGHEMGHGFDDQGSKSDYAGIQRNWWTDADRAGFEQRTQALGAQYNAFCPLPGQCVNGSLTMGENIGDVGGISMAYTAYQLSLGGKPAPVIEGLSGDQRFFLSWGQIWKGKYRDEALLNQIKTNPHSPSQYRANGPLRNFDPWYRAFEVKPGDAMYLAPDKRVRIW; this comes from the coding sequence ATGAAGCCTTCACGTTTGAGCCTGGGCCTGGCGCTTGCCGCCGCCCTGGCTATTCCTTCCGTCCACGCCGCCGACTCCGCGGCCGGGTCCGCAGCCGGTTCCACAGGCAAGGGGCAGCCCCGGCTCGGCAGCTTCGGCGTCGACATGTCGGCGCGCGACTCGAAGGTCAAGCCCGGCGACGATTTCAATCGCTACGTCAGCGGCCACTGGCTCGATACCTATCAGCTGAAGGACTACGAGACCTCCTACGGCTCGTTCAACATGCTGCGCGACCAGTCCGAGGCGCAGGTGCACGCGATCATCGAATCGCTGCAGCAACGCAAGGACCTGGCGCCGGGCAGCGATGCGCTGAAGTTGCGCGATTACTACGCCAGCTATATGGACCGCGCCGCCCGCGACGCCGCCGGTATCCGCCCGCTGCAGCCGGTGCTCGACCGCATCGCCGCCATCGACTCGAAGGACGCGCTGGTCGCCGCCTTCGGCAACACCGACCTCGACGGCACCACCGCGCCGCTGCGTTTGGGTGTCGACCTGGACCGCAAGGACCCCGACCAATACCTGGTCGGCCTGCGTGTCGGCGGCCTGGGTCTGCCCGACCGCGACTACTACCTCAACCAGGACGCACGCTTCGTCGGCATCCGCACGGCGTATCTGGCGCACATCGAGCGCATGCTCGGTTTCGCCGGGGTGAGCGATGCGAAGGCGCGCGCACAGGCGGTGCTGGCGCTGGAGACCGAACTGGCCAAGCCGCAGTGGGAGCGCGCCAAGCTGCGCGACCGCGACAAGACCTATAACGTCGCTACCTTCGCCGAACTAAGCAAGCAGTACCCGGGCTACGACTGGGCCGCCCAGGTCAAGGCCCAGGGCATGCCGGCGCTGGACCGGGTCAACGTGATCACCCCGAGCGCGGTGCAGCCAGTGCTCGACGTGATTGCCGCTACGCCCTTTCCGGTGTGGCGCGATTACCTGAGCTTCCACGCCGTGCGCAACAACGCGCCGCTGCTGAGCCGCGAGATCGACGATGCCTCGTTCGCGTTCACCGGCACGGTGTTGAGCGGCCAGAAGGCCCAGCGCGACGACTGGAAACGCGCGGTGGCGACGGTCGCCGGCGGCGACGGCCTCGGCGATGCCATGGGCAAGCTCTATGTCGAGCGCCATTTCTCGCCGCAGGCCAAGGCGGCGATGCAGGCCCTGGTGGAGAACCTGCGCAAGGCCCTGCGCAGCAACATCGAGAAGATCGACTGGATGGGCGAGGGCACCAAGGCCGAGGCCTACCGCAAGCTCGCCAGCTTCCGTCCCAAGGTCGGTTATCCGGACAAGTGGCGCGACTACGGCAGCGTCGCCATCGTCCCGGGCGATTTGATGGCCAACGTCATGCAGTTGCGCCGCTACGGCCGCAACGACCAGGTCCGCCGCATCGGCACCCGTCCCGACCGCGACGAGTGGTTCATGACGCCGCAGACCGTCAACGCCTACTACAACTCGACCTTCAACGAGATCGTGTTCCCGGCCGGCATCCTGCAGGCGCCGTTCTTCGACCTCAACGCCGACCCGGCGGTGAACTACGGCGGCATCGGCGCGGTGATCGGCCACGAGATGGGCCACGGCTTCGACGATCAGGGCAGCAAGTCCGACTACGCCGGCATCCAGCGCAACTGGTGGACCGACGCCGACCGCGCCGGTTTCGAGCAGCGCACCCAGGCCCTCGGCGCCCAGTACAACGCGTTCTGCCCGTTGCCGGGCCAGTGCGTCAACGGCTCGTTGACCATGGGCGAGAACATCGGCGACGTCGGCGGCATCTCGATGGCCTACACCGCCTATCAGCTCAGCCTCGGCGGCAAGCCGGCGCCGGTGATCGAAGGTTTGAGCGGCGACCAGCGCTTCTTCCTGTCGTGGGGCCAGATCTGGAAGGGCAAGTACCGCGACGAAGCGCTGCTCAACCAGATCAAGACCAACCCGCATTCGCCCTCGCAATACCGCGCCAACGGCCCGCTGCGCAATTTCGACCCGTGGTATCGCGCGTTCGAGGTGAAGCCGGGCGACGCGATGTATCTCGCGCCGGACAAGCGCGTGCGGATCTGGTGA